The genomic region ACGACCTTGCCGCCATGTTCAAGGCCCTTGGCGTATCGTTGAAGAACGCCGACGGCAGCATGAAGAACTCGGCGCAGGTCATCATGGAAATTTCCGATGCCTTTTCCCGTATGCAGGATGGCCCGGTAAAGACGAAGCTGGCCATAGAACTTATGGGAGATGCAGGCCGAAGGCTCATTCCCGTGCTGAACAAAGGCTCCGCCGGGCTCAGAGACCTGGGCCGGGAGGCGGAGCAGGCGGGCCTTGTGTTTGACGGTGCGGCCCGAAGCGACGCAAAGCGCTTTCAGGAAGCTCTGCGCGGCGTGGGCGACCAGACCGCGGGCCTGCGTAATGCCATAGGGCGGCAGCTCATGCCGGTGCTCACCCCCGTCATGGAAAAGTTTGAAGGCTGGCTGGAGCTGAACAAGAACCTTGTAGCCACAAAAACCGGCGAGTGGGTGCGGAAAGTGGCGGACAACCTTCCCGCTTTTCTGGACGGCGCCGAGCGCTGGATCACTACCGGCGGCAAGGTGCTTGCCTGGTGCACGGATTTTATCGACCGGACCATAGGCATGGAAAATGCTCTGAAGCTCGTTGCTCTGTATATGGGCACGCCGTTCATCCGGTCTCTGTTCAACGCCGGCAAGGCCGTGGGCGGGCTGGGGCTTGCGCTTACGGCAACACCGTTCGGCGCATTCATGGCGGCCCTGGGGGCCCTCGTGGCCGCCGGATGGTGGCTCTATAACAACTGGGCGGATATCTCCGCCGGAGTCACGAAATTCTGCGCGGAGATAAAAAACGCCGTTCAGGGCGTGGCGGATGTGCAGGAAGCGGCCGACATCCACGGCATAGACCTTGAAGATACCGACGCGCTCATGGACCCGGAAAACGCCCGGATGCTGGCGGAGGCCGCCGGTGGCGGCAGCCGTGAGGCGGCGTTTCCGCCTTCCATGCCCGAAAGCCCGACATCCGGTTTTTCCGATCTTGCCCGTTCCGGCACGGTATCTTCCGAAACGGTGCGTAAGGAAGAGAAGGAAGTAACACACAAGGTGGAGCTTGTTGTTCCTGCCGGTATGGAAGCCAGGGTTGATGGCCAGGCCAGCGACGCCGTCACGGTGAAGCGCGACAACATGGGTTACGGCTGGGCCTTTGCGGGGGTGTGACATGGCGCAGGCATGGAAAATGCGTATGCAGTCGGCCTCCTTCCGGGGAGTGCCGTTCCAGGTGTACGCTGCAGGCGGCGAACTCGGGCGATCCACGGCCCTGCATGTGTTTCCCAACGGTTCAACGCCGTACCCGGAAGACCTGGGCAAGGCGCCGCAGTTCTACGAGGTGCAGGGCTTCGTTTCCGGTTCGTCCTATATGGCGCAGCGCGATGCGCTGGAAGCGGCCCTGCAGCAGCCCGGTCCGGGCACGCTGGTGCATCCGTGGTACGGCAGTTTGTATGTTGCCCTTGCCGGGCCGGTACGCACGCAGCACAGCGCGGCCGACGGCGGCCTCTGGCAGTTTCAGGCGCGTTTCGTGCGGGTGGAAAAGCCCGGCGGGCTGACGGGAAGCCCCAATCTTTCGGATATGGTGAGCGGGCGGGTAAACGCCGTTGCTCAGCGCGCGCAGGCGCTGGCCGATTCCGTGGGGCAGTACATGGACAAGGGCGCATGGGTGGTCTCGCAGATAGAAAGCGCCGCCGGCGTTTTCATAAGCAGTGTGAAAAGCGTTCTTTCCCTGCCGGAAGGGCTTTCCGCCCTGGCCGGAATGGCCGGTTCCACCGGCTGGCTTGCAGGCCTGGTTTCTTCCGGGAGCTTCGGGGCTTCCTGCTGGGAGATGATACAGGCCGGAGTGGATAACCTGCCGTCCGGTTCGGGGCCTTCGGCCCTTCTTGGCCTGGTGCAGGCAGCGCCGGAAGTTCCGGTAAGCGCCGCCTTCGGCACGTCGCGCAGGGCGGCGGCCGAAGGGCAGAGAATCGTGGCGAACGTCCAGCGGCAGATGTGCGTTTCCGCCGCCTGTGCCGTGGCCGCAGGCCATACGCCTTCCACCACCAGAGAGGCGGGCACCCTTCAGGCGGCCGTGCTGGACGCGATGGATGCCGCCCAGCTGGATGCCGGTGATGCCGCTTTTGCCGCGCTTTCCGACCTTCGCACGGTCACGCTCCGCGCCATGGCGGAAAAGGCCCGCACGTTGCCGGATGTCATTTCCGTAACGGAAAGGCAGGTCATGCCTTCGCTGGCCGTGGCATGGCGGTGGACCGGAGGCATTGAGGCCGAGCAGGATCTCATCATCCGCAACGGCCTGCGCCACCCCGGCTTTGTGCCGGGCGGCCGGGCACTGGAGCTGATAGATGGCTGACATCACCTTGACCGTGGGCGGTGTGGACTGGACGGGCTGGGAATCCCTTCAGGCTTCCCGCAGTGTGGACGCCATGGCCGGCGCGTTTTCCCTGGGCCTTGCGGATCGCGTGCAGTACGGGGGCGCGTCCCTTCCTCTGGCTCCCGGTATGGAATGCGTGCTTTCCAGCGGGGCGGATACGCTGGTCACCGGCTTCATCGACAGCGTTTCCCAGTCGCTCGATTCCGGCAGGCACGGGATAACCGTATCCGGCCGGGACAGAAGCGCCGATATTGTGGACGCCTCCGCCGTACATGCGCCGGGCAGCTGGAAGGGCGCTTCCCTCATGGATATCTGTTCGGCGCTCTGTGCGCCTTTCGGCGTGCCGGTCACGCTGGAAGGCGACCAGGGGCAGCCCGTTACGGCGTTTCAGATACAGCCCGGGGAAAGCGTGGCGGAAGCCGTGCAGCGCCTTTTGAAGCAGCGCGAGCTTGTGGCCGTGCCGGACGGCAAGGGCGGCCTCAGGCTGGCCGGACTGGCGCAGGAAACGCTTTCCGCCGTTCTTCAGGAGGGCGTGAACGTGCTTTCCGCCTCCGTTACCTGCGACGCTTCCGAACGCTTTTCCGAGTATGTCGTCACCGGGCAGAAGCAGGGGACGGATCAGAATTTCGGCAAGGCGTGTTCCGTCAGGGCAACGGTTACGGATGAGCAGATAACGCGATACCGGCCTTTGGTTATCCGGGCCAGCCAGCAGGGGGACGCAGCATATATGCGCCGCCGTGCCCGGTGGGAAATGACCACGCGGAGGGCCGAAGGCACATCCGTACAGGTCACGGTGCAGGGCTGGCGCGACGGTACCGGCAGGCTCTGGGAACCCGGAGTGCTGGTGCCGGTGAGCCTTCCCACGCTGGGCATATCGCAGAGCCTGCTTATTGGCGAAGTGACCTGGACGCGGGATTCCGGCGGTACCACCACGCAGCTTATGCTGAAGGACCCCGCGGCCTGGCAGCCCGAACCGGAAGAGGCACAAAAGGCTGCATCCTCAGTGGCTTCCCCTTCCGGTACGGACTGGGATCTGTACGTCAAACAGGCCGAAAAGGCCAAAGCAGCAGGGCAGAAGGTGCAGGAGGCCATGGCATGAGCCGCGACGCTATCATGGAAAGGGTGCGCAACCTCATGCGCGACGGCGTATCCCGTGCCGTGCTCAACGTGGTGGATGATGAAGGCAACATGCAGCGCGTTCAGGTCACGCTGCTGGAGGATGAAGTCATCGACGGCGTGGAACGCTTCCAGAACTACGGCTTCACCTCCGTGCCGGAAGAAGGAGCCGAGGCCACGGTGGTGTTCGTGGGGGCGGATCGTTCCCATCCCGTTGTTGTGGTGGCCGACGACAGGCGCGTACGCAAAAAGAGCCTGAAGCCCGGGGAAGTGGCCGTTTATCATAAAAACGGCGACTTCATTCATCTGAAGAACGGGAACGAAATCGAAGTCAAAACAACCACGTTCAAGGTGGACTGCGACACCGCCACGCTTGCCGCAAGCAAGGAAATCACGCTGGACACGCCTCTTGTCACACTGACCGGCCGCCAGCAGACCACGGGCGAAAAGTCCGGCGGCGGAGCGTCCACCTTTGTGGGCGGGCTGAAAAATACCGGTGGCGACATTGTGAGCGACGGCGTTTCCCTGGAACATCATACCCATCCCGGCGACAGCGGCGGCACCACGGGAGGGCCGCAATGATGGAGCGTTTCATAGTCTGGTGCGTGGTCGGAGTGAGCATTGTTCACCTCATCCGCTTCATGCACAGGGGGTAGCATGGATATTCTCATTACTCAGAACGAACAGGGGCTTTTCGATCTGCCGGTGAAAAAGGGCGATCTGGTGGGGGATGGTTCTCTGGGAACGGAAATCATGGTTTCCCTGTTTACCGATATCCGGGCGGAAAAGGATGAACTTCCGCCGGAATACGGCGATCTTCGCGGCTGGTGGGCGGATGCGCTTTTTTCCCTGCAGGGCGAGGGGCAGGGCACAGGCTCCAAGCTCTGGCTTCTGCGCAGGCAGAAGCAGCTGGAAGCCGTGCTCGTGCGGGCGGAAACCTACGCGAGGGATGCCCTGCGCTGGCTTGTGAATGAAGGGCTGGCCACGGCTGTGGAAGTAACGGCGGAAAACCCTTCCCCGGGCCTCCTTGCCCTGCGCGTGGCCGTTACGAGAACAAGCCCTTCGGTCATGCAGCGCGTGACGGATGTGTGGAAGGTGGGCATTACTGAAGAATCCGTAACCATGGCGAGGGATATATGAGTTTTTCGCGGCCTTCTCTTGCCACCTTGCGTTCCCGCATTGCGGCCGACGTGTCCGGCCGTCTTCTGGACGGCGCGCCGCTCAGGTCCCGGTCGGTGCTTTCCGTGCTGGTGTATGTGTGGGCCGGGGCCTGTCACCTCATGTACGGGGCCTTGCAGTGGTATTTCTCCCAGTTCTGGATAAAGACGGCGGAAAAGGAGTTTCTGGAACGCAAGGCGTCCACCTGGGGGATTACCCGCAAGGCAGGCGCCCGTGCCGTGGGGCAGGTTTCCTTTACCGGTTCAGGGCTTGTGCCCGCAGGCGCCGTGCTCAGAAGTGACGAAGGGCGGCTCTTCACCGTGGATGCGGATGTAACCGTACCCGGCACGGGCGCGGTCACCGCTTCGGAAAACGGCAGCGCTTCCAATCTGGATGAGGGCGAAGCGCTTTCGCTGGTGCAGGCCGTAACCGGAGTATCCGGCACGGCAACGGTGCTTTCCCTGTCCGGCGGCGTGGATGCCGAAACGGACGACGAACTCCGCGCCCGCCTGCTGTCGGTGCTGCAGTCTCCGCCCAGGGGCGGCGCTGCGGCGGATTATGTGACCTGGGCGCTGGAAGTTCCGGGCGTTACCCGTGCCTGGTGCTATCCGCTTTACCTGGGGCTCGGCACGGTGGGGCTGTCCTTCGTCTGCGACGGGCAGGCGGAAAGCCCGCTCCCGGATGAGGAAATGGTGCGGCGCGTGCAGGCCCATATCAACGAACGCAGGCCGGTAACGGCGGACGTCCATGTTTTTGCCCCGCGGGCCATGCAGGTGGATGTCACGCTCCGTATTGCGCCGGATACTTCGGCCGTGCGTGAAGCCGTGAAGGCGGAACTTCACGACCTGTTCACCCGCGAGGCGGAACCGGGAATAACCCTGCTCAGGTCTCATATCGACGAAGCGGTCAGTATTACGGCCGGGGAGGAAGATCACCTGCTCATCTCTCCGGCGGCGAACGTCATTCCTGCAAACGGAGAGCTCCCCGTGCTGCGATCCGTGCTTTTTGAGGAGTAATCATGCCCCACAATGTCGATGATTACGCCGCCATGCTTGCGCGGCTTTTGCCTCAGGGGATGATATGGAGGCCTTTCCCCGGCTCAAACTTTTTCCGTCTCCTTTCCGCCTTCGGCGCGGAACTGGCCAGGCTTGAGGCCGATGCCGCCAGGCTGGTGCGGGAGGTCACCCCTGCGCAGGCCGATGAGGCGCTGGAAGACTGGGAGGAAGAACTCGGCCTGCCGGACGAATGCAGCCTTGCTTCCAGCGATACGGAAAGGCGGCGGCAGATAGTGCTGTTCAGGCTCCAGCGCAACGGCCTGATGAATGAGGAATATTTCCGGCAGCTTGCCCTGTCCATGGGCTATGACCGTGCGGAAGTATATACGGTGCGGCCTTTCCGCGCAGGTACTTCCCTGTGCGGCCATGCCGTTTGGGATGCATGTTTCCACCATGTGTTTTTCATTACGCTTCCGACCGTTTTCGGTACGCCCATGCGTATGGGGGACCGTGTCGACAGCCGCCTGCGTATATGGGGCATATTCGATTTTGAGTGTCTGGTCAGGCAGGTGAAGCCGGCTCATGCCGGTGTCGTGTTCAAATACGAATAGGAGAAGCTATGCAAAGGATTCATGCTGCCGATACGGTTCCCCTGCTCCCGGAAGCTCCGAAGGGAGGAACCCCGGGGTACTTTTCCGACGGTAACGCATCCACGGGCGATATGGCCACCGTCATAGATGCGGCGTGGTGCAACGGCGTTCAGGAAGAACTCATGGCCTTTCTTGCCGCTGCGGGAATAGAACCGAGTGCGGAAGACCTCGGGCAGGTTCTGGCGGCGGTCAGAAAGCTTACGGAAGATGCCGTCAGGGGATATGCCGCCCCCGTAGATCATGCAGACGAGAAAAGTACCTATGGCAAG from Mailhella massiliensis harbors:
- a CDS encoding phage baseplate assembly protein V; its protein translation is MSRDAIMERVRNLMRDGVSRAVLNVVDDEGNMQRVQVTLLEDEVIDGVERFQNYGFTSVPEEGAEATVVFVGADRSHPVVVVADDRRVRKKSLKPGEVAVYHKNGDFIHLKNGNEIEVKTTTFKVDCDTATLAASKEITLDTPLVTLTGRQQTTGEKSGGGASTFVGGLKNTGGDIVSDGVSLEHHTHPGDSGGTTGGPQ
- a CDS encoding phage baseplate assembly protein, with amino-acid sequence MADITLTVGGVDWTGWESLQASRSVDAMAGAFSLGLADRVQYGGASLPLAPGMECVLSSGADTLVTGFIDSVSQSLDSGRHGITVSGRDRSADIVDASAVHAPGSWKGASLMDICSALCAPFGVPVTLEGDQGQPVTAFQIQPGESVAEAVQRLLKQRELVAVPDGKGGLRLAGLAQETLSAVLQEGVNVLSASVTCDASERFSEYVVTGQKQGTDQNFGKACSVRATVTDEQITRYRPLVIRASQQGDAAYMRRRARWEMTTRRAEGTSVQVTVQGWRDGTGRLWEPGVLVPVSLPTLGISQSLLIGEVTWTRDSGGTTTQLMLKDPAAWQPEPEEAQKAASSVASPSGTDWDLYVKQAEKAKAAGQKVQEAMA
- a CDS encoding YmfQ family protein, with the protein product MPHNVDDYAAMLARLLPQGMIWRPFPGSNFFRLLSAFGAELARLEADAARLVREVTPAQADEALEDWEEELGLPDECSLASSDTERRRQIVLFRLQRNGLMNEEYFRQLALSMGYDRAEVYTVRPFRAGTSLCGHAVWDACFHHVFFITLPTVFGTPMRMGDRVDSRLRIWGIFDFECLVRQVKPAHAGVVFKYE
- a CDS encoding phage GP46 family protein; its protein translation is MDILITQNEQGLFDLPVKKGDLVGDGSLGTEIMVSLFTDIRAEKDELPPEYGDLRGWWADALFSLQGEGQGTGSKLWLLRRQKQLEAVLVRAETYARDALRWLVNEGLATAVEVTAENPSPGLLALRVAVTRTSPSVMQRVTDVWKVGITEESVTMARDI
- a CDS encoding DNA circularization protein, which produces MQSASFRGVPFQVYAAGGELGRSTALHVFPNGSTPYPEDLGKAPQFYEVQGFVSGSSYMAQRDALEAALQQPGPGTLVHPWYGSLYVALAGPVRTQHSAADGGLWQFQARFVRVEKPGGLTGSPNLSDMVSGRVNAVAQRAQALADSVGQYMDKGAWVVSQIESAAGVFISSVKSVLSLPEGLSALAGMAGSTGWLAGLVSSGSFGASCWEMIQAGVDNLPSGSGPSALLGLVQAAPEVPVSAAFGTSRRAAAEGQRIVANVQRQMCVSAACAVAAGHTPSTTREAGTLQAAVLDAMDAAQLDAGDAAFAALSDLRTVTLRAMAEKARTLPDVISVTERQVMPSLAVAWRWTGGIEAEQDLIIRNGLRHPGFVPGGRALELIDG
- a CDS encoding baseplate J/gp47 family protein produces the protein MSFSRPSLATLRSRIAADVSGRLLDGAPLRSRSVLSVLVYVWAGACHLMYGALQWYFSQFWIKTAEKEFLERKASTWGITRKAGARAVGQVSFTGSGLVPAGAVLRSDEGRLFTVDADVTVPGTGAVTASENGSASNLDEGEALSLVQAVTGVSGTATVLSLSGGVDAETDDELRARLLSVLQSPPRGGAAADYVTWALEVPGVTRAWCYPLYLGLGTVGLSFVCDGQAESPLPDEEMVRRVQAHINERRPVTADVHVFAPRAMQVDVTLRIAPDTSAVREAVKAELHDLFTREAEPGITLLRSHIDEAVSITAGEEDHLLISPAANVIPANGELPVLRSVLFEE